In Drosophila miranda strain MSH22 chromosome XR, D.miranda_PacBio2.1, whole genome shotgun sequence, the genomic window TTTGGAGTTTGGTAACTTCCATCATTACAGCATTACAGACGAGAGCTGGACGCAAACATTTGTAACTATCTATTAAACAACTTGCAATAGTACTAATAGTTAACTAGAGAATTAACAACAATTTGACACGATTCAAGGCAACTGCGACGATGAGGCCAAGTTCACATCCCCATTGGCATTGTGGTCAGGTTCGTTTAGATCCAGCAGCTGCGTCCAGTTGGCGTTTAGCCTGACGGTCTCCATGTCCTGCCGCAGCTGCTGGAGTGGCGTGTGCAGCTCCAAGGGCAGGCCATCCCCCAGGACTCGCGAGACGTGCTCCAGTTGGTTGGCGTAGATCCTCAGGCGCTCCACATTGTTGTTGTCCTGCGGCAGACTCGGGACCTGTGGAAGGGGATGGAGAGAAGTTAGATGCTTTCGATGTGGCTGAATGGCCCACTCAATGGCTCTCACCTGGCTGCCACACAGCGTTTGCAGATACCCACTGAGGCGTGGATCCTGCAGCTGACCGCCGGCCTGCCACATCCTTAGGAGATTGAGGATACCCGCCACATCGCCCTGCTCGGTGTCTTGGCTGGGGGGCGAGAGCAGGCGCATGGGCGGAAACTCTGTGGTGGGCGACAGCTTCTTGTAGCTGCTGCAGAGGGTGCTCAGCGTGCAGATGTCTTCGTTGAGGCGCTGGCCGGTCGGAGGATTAGCGGTTGAAGGATTAGCGTTTGCAATTAGTTTGGTTAGTTCTGGACTGGGCTCTGGGTTTCATTTTAAACGAAAGAGTGCGCTTTTGAGCTTGATTTGTGACTGCCGTACCAGCGATGTCGTGTGGTTGATGGAGTGGAGATGATTCAGTGATGATTGGAAACAAAGTGAAACAAATTATATACGAAGATCTCAGCCCGAAGCTCGAAGCCAAGGCCGAAGCCGAACACAAGAGATAAATAAGCCAAGTGATTTATTTGGATTTAAGACTACAACTAAACTAAATGattcaaaaaaaataaaataagatCGCGGTCGAGAGATTGGTTCGTAACATATGAaaatatagtatatatatctGCCGATAAACGAAAAACGATATATAGAAATGTCTTCGAAGGATGCGCAACACAAAAGGATCCACAAAATCAAGATCTAGAATCTTACGTCGATCTCGTTGCGGTGGCGCTGCATCTCGGCCTTGGCCCCGCTGAGGTCGCTCCCCTTGATCATCAGCTCCTGTGTGGCATCCATGAGTTCGTCCTGCAGCTTCAGATTGACGTCCTCCAAGTCTTTTAGTTTCTCCAGCATGTCCTCCTTATGCTGTTGTAGTTTGTTCCTACAAAAAAGCACAGACAACCAACCGATCAGCAATCAGTCAAAGCTCAAAAGCTCAAAACAATCCCCCCACTCACTTGTCCACAATCAGTTGCTGGATGCAATTGTCGTTGTCCAGCTGAACAAGTCTCAGGACCTTGAGCAGCTTGGTGACCAGCGTGTCCACCTCGATCACCTGATCCACCACTGCCTGGGCCGTGCTGTACTCCATCAGAGATGGCAGCTCTGCGAGCGAGTCGTGGCAGCTCAGCTCCTCTGTGTTGCATTGATCGCGTGGACTGCAAGGAGACCGAACCCATGAGAACTAATGCTTTTTATAATAAGAACAGGTAGCGATGGCTTACTTCATGGGAAGTGCACTGATCTTGTGCATGTGCAGCTCCATTTGCTGGCGATTGGTGATGGCCTGCGACAGCTGCTGCAGCGAGTCGTCGCCTCCGTTCTGGTGACTGATCATCTCTGTGGGCAGCTCGATCTGGGAGATCATGCCCGTGCAGGAGGAGACCATGTTGTGTGAGTGAGAGTCCGGATGGACCACATCCTCCAACACATTGTCCATCATTAGCAGGCAGGGTTCTGTCTCAGAGTCCAGCATTTCCGTCGAGTCGGAATCTTCTCCTGGCTGCTCATGGCCCGTTGTTGCTGTGGCCGTTCCCGACCCGTTTTGAGTGgaacctcctcctcctcctcctcctcctcctcctccgccgccTGCTCCTGATCCTGCTCCTCCATTGCGCTTTCCCGCCTGACGCAGCGAGAGACGCTTGCCAGAGTGTGTGGTGGCCTGGCGAATGGCACCGATGACGGCTGCTATGAAGGATTGGTTGCGCTGCGGCGACAGGGAGCCATCGCTGGCTAGGACAAGCGTGTGCATGGCCTCTCCAGCAGTGGCCGGACAGAGCTGAAGGTCCAGTCCATTGGGCCTAACGCCATTATGGACCTGTTCGGATTCTGCTTGAAAGCGGATGTCCTGCAAAGAGTTTCAGAGGATTAGAACCGCCACAGGAGCACTACTTTGGGGTCCACTTACCTCCAAATCCTGCTCGGAAATACTGTAGGAGTAGACCAGCTGCTCCACGAGTCCATCCAGCCGGGAGTGCAGTCCGGAGAGGGCTGTGGAGGCGCCCGCCACCGAGGCATTCTGCTGGTGGATCAGCTCCCGCGACTTGGTCTCCAGGGCCGCGTACTTGGTCTGCAGCAGCCGGTTCTCCTGGCGCCTCTGCTCATTCAGCCGCACCAGGTGCCGGCACTCGTCGCGCAGCACTTTGGCCTCCTCCTCGCGATGGGCCAGCTGTGCCCTAGCCGCCTGGTGCTCCCCCTCGAGCTCTCGCAGGGCGTCGCACTGGGCGGCCTTCTCGTGCTGCAGGAAGTCCTGCAGCTCGCTGGACTCCAGCTCGATGGCTGCCTTCtcctggagcagcagctgctgcgtGGCCAGTGATCGGCGCATCTCCAACTGGAGAGTGCGGCACATGGCCCGCAGCTGGCCAATCTCCTGCTGGCGCTCGAACAGCTCGTGTCCGCTCATCTGGATCTGCGACTCCAGCATGAGGAGGCTGTCGTGGCCGCCTCCGTCGTTGCTGTCCTCAGATGTGGGCGTCCCAGCGCTGGCGCTGACCACGCGGGCCAGCTCCAGCATTCCCATGACCCGCTCCGTGTTCAGGTGCAGCTCCTGCTGCATGGCCAGCTTCTCCTCCCGCTCCCGCTGCAGTTTCCCGCTCAGCTGGCGCACTTCTTGTCGCAGTTGCTCCAGCTCAAAGTCCCGCTGGTCTGGCTCCGCCTGGCTACTTTGATCCCTCTGCTCCACTGCGTCCAGAGCTCGCGTCTGCAGTAGACCCCCGCCCAGGACCTGCTCCAGGTCCTCGCTGGTCAGCGCCGTCTGTACTGCCGTCTCGTGATAGATCTTCGTCCGGCCCTGCACCGTCTGCAGGGGACGCCGCAGGGAgttcactttggcggtggcCGGAGCCAAGCTCCGCCTGCTCGTGGGCACCACCATCACCGAGGACGTCATCCTGGCATCcacagcggcggcggcggctcgACTGATCGAGTTGCTCCTGGAGAGCCGTCCGCCCGTCAGATCCTCCACGGACTGCTGCTTGCGACGGCGGGGCAGGGTTCCCCCTGGTGCCGGACTGCCCCTCATGCGACTGACACTCACTTCCGGGGTCACTGACATTCCGCGACGGGCTCCTCCTGCCCCCCGATTAGCTGGCCAGCGACCATCGTCGGAGGGGGTTCCTGGCGTCCGTGCCCGGCTGAGGGATGGGGTTCTCTGAACCTGGGCCAGGCGCTGCACGGACTGGGCCCGATTGAGGGCGCTGGGCAGCGTATCGGGTTTCTGTGGGCGCGCCAGTCGCGTAGACGCGGACGTGGACGTGGGTGTGGCCGTGGGCGTGGTCGGCACCCGAAAGGAGGAGGACGAGAGCCGTGCCTTTTCGCGGCTACCGGCTGCCGGTGTGGCCGGGGACGGAGGTGCCGCACAGTTTCTGGGCAAGCTCACGGCCCTCTTTAGGTTGGCCACTCGGCCACGCAGCTGCTCCAGGGGCTGTGCCTTCGGGGTGGCGTTCTCTGCATTCTGTTCCGGCTCAAACATGGCCACCTTCTTCTTCACGGCGCTGGTGGTGCTCGTGCGCCTCGGAGGCGACTCCTTCTCGCTGCCAGTCTCGCTGGGAGCCAGATCCACTATGCCGCTGGTGACCACCTTCAGCTCGCAGCTGTCGTAGATGTCCTCCAGGCCATTGCTGCTGGTGTAGCCCCCGCTGGTGCTGCTGAGGCCGCGCTGCAGCGTCACCCGGGAGAGGCAACAGCTGCTAGCCACGTCCAGGCCGCTGTCGCTGCCATCGCAGTTGCTGGTCGCTGTGATCCCTTCGCTCAGTTCCAGACAGGCCAGTCCGGCCACCAGTTGCTGTTCCTCGAGAGTCGACAGGAGagactgttgttgttgctgttgcagttgctgttgctgttcctcCGGTTGCGCCGCCATGTCGAAGAGCGTGGCAGACATGGTCGTTCACTCGCCCACTGAGGAGGAGACAAAGAACAAGTAGAGAGAGAGGATGAGTGTGAGTATGAGTGTGGTTCGTGATTCGTGAGTGATTCACTTGTGGCGACCCACATTTCGGTTGCGTATTTTTGGGATGCTGGCATTTCGGTCGCATCCCGCTCCCATTTCCTTTCCCACAAACAAGTTGCATGCCACCGACCTTTTCCCCGAATGCAAAAATAGGTATTCCTCCCGTGCCGGGCCTCCACCTCCCCCTCCCACCGCCACCGATTCGGCCACAATTCATTTTTTCGGTCAAGTTGCACGCATGCACGCAACATGGATCCGTTTCGATCTGGCAGATGGAATGGCACAACTGCTCTGCGGCCAGGAAAGTGGAAAGGCCCCCAAGGCTGTGATTGACTCGAACTAGTTCACAGGCGACAGACAGCCACACGACATGACCCGACACGACACCGCACTGCCTGGCACCGCAACACCTGTCCAAGCACCGAACAGAACTGGGACACCACATCGCCTGCGTTGGCTCTCAGTTGGGTCTGGGGGCATAAATAAGTTATGAGGAGTCCCATTGTCTCATCGCCAAAACACTCGTGCACTGAGAGGAAAGCAGGCGAGAAAGAATCAACATTTAAATGGTAATTTTCGACTTTCGACAAAGATTGAAGCCAATACCAAATGAATTTCCATTCCATGACATGTTGTGAATCCTCTCTATTCGTGTCATTCGGAACAAAAGTATCCGTTCGCCTATGGGAAATTTACACAACAAATCAAAATGGGAAAAACTTCGAAtgttttagttttttatttttatattagTGACTTAAAACTATGCAGAAATACTAGTAAAAGTAAAGTAgactttttggttttttttttaatttaattttctttAGTATTAAGTCTGTTGTTATGCCGGATTATACCTATACCAAAGTATTCGCTCAGAGAACACATAACCATTTTTTAGTTGGTAACTAAAAAACACATCCAACAATTAGACAATAAATACGTACAAATTATTAGAAACTCTATATTCAAGATATAACAAACTTCTTCCTCCTTAGAATTTTCAACAATGATAATAATCCAATATGTATTAAGGGTAGTCCATTCAAATTTATGTCAGAAGGGGAATTTTCGAATAGTGCCAGTTATTCCACATTTTGTTCCCGATTGATCTCAAAGGTGGATTCTCTCAGTGTCGTTGACAACGCATCTCTGTGGCACTTGGGGCACGTTGACCCAACTGTTTTGGTTGTGCCCCAGCCGAGACACTCTCGTGGCCAAAGCATTATTGCGGAACTTTCCAAATTCGCATCCAATTTCGTGTGGCACATTGTTGTCCCAGAGATTCGCTTGGGAGTTCGCACTTTATCGCATCCATCTTTGCATCTTTCCATCTTTTTAGTTGATAGATTACTACCCGTGCATACATCATATTTTGTATGTATTTTCCACAGCTTTCGTCGCCAGGAACAAGAAGGTTTAGCTTCGTCTTTGAGAGAGTATCAGATATTCTCCAACCTGAATGGAGTCTCCTCTGCCTGCGGAGGCTTGTGGCTTGTGTTGGTCTCCCAGACACACACGTCATTAGTGTCATGTTGTTATGTTGTTATGCGATCTCCCAGAGATCTCCCAAGCCCAAAAATTTTTGGAGATTCATCGCGAGTTGGTTGTTGTTTTCGGCAGAGTGTGCgaaggggaggggaggggagaaTCAGCTTAATGAAGTTGCTCCAGTTTTCAGATAATTGCAAGTTCATTTGAAGCGAATCACTTTACGAATACACATTGTGTGCGAATGAATGctagtacgagtacgagtgcgaatacgagtacgagtatgtgcCTCGAAGGTGCCTCGAATAGCTTTGGCAGAGTGCCAACCGGTTTGTTGGTCCGTTTCTTTTCCACCTTTTCCAGCCCGAGAATGCGCTTGGATCCTGAAAACGACCTTGTTTTACGATATGTTAAAGGCTGTCTCAAGCGGCGTTGCGGCGCTGCGGCTGTCGGGCCACTCCACTAGCTCGAGTGGACTTTAAAGAGACGTTAAAGAGCAGGCAGGCTCTAGGCCTCCGCCCTAGACACGACAGCGGTCTAATGAAGGCCACTTGAAGGCGCTGAGGATGCCACAACGGGCAGGGGGAGCTTCTGAGTGCCGCGTGGAGGCATGGGGGCCCCACTAGGGCCTGGAATGAAACGAAGCGGAGGCACACATGTCTGCAACCGCAAAGATACGAGGAGTAGACACACAAACAGTGTCTACTGGATACATATTGAAAGCAGACAGCCGCAGACAGCGGGTCGTCGGGAATGAAGTTGTCGCCGCCACTATCCACAGAATCGATCCGAGTGGCCCTGGCAGTGAAAGATGCAAGTTTCCGAAGCTTGAGAGAAACAAGTTTCGTTCCGCAACGCCTTATCGGAGTCGCCTCTGTCACTTCTATGCCACAGCCAGCGGGAGCGAGAGCTCGCTGACGCTCTCGCCACATGGACAGGGCGAAGGGATGGCGGATAGTTCAAGGCGCCCACACGCAGCGGTGTGCCGCCTGGAGAATAGACCCTCTGGAAACCCTTCAAGGGCCAGTCGTCACGGCACATTAGCTCCAATCAATGGACGATGCTCTCAATTGCCAGTCGCTGGGACAGCGTCCTCCTCCATCAGCTCCGCATAGCCCCTAATTCGATTAAAGCGCTTGATGGAGCAAAAATAGGGctgccccgagtgtggcagTGTCGTGGCAATGCCAACTTAATTGCTGctgcagccacagcaacaattGCGACGAGTGCAAAAAGCGCGTGGATGGGAAACGGCTTAGCGCTTGGCTCCACGCTAATTGCTGCCTTTGATGTCTTCGCCTGCGACTGGCACCGCCACAGCGGAGACACCTCCTCCTGCCTGCCGCACATTAGCATCTTTTCATCGAGCAGAGCGGAACAGCGGAGGGTAGAGGCAGGCTCTTCCGGCAGGCTCTCTGGGAAAAACAAGATATACCTGATTTCGATCTACAAAGAGTTTTCTCTTTTATTGCCAGCTGGACACTAAGAGGACACACCTGGATACAGGCAGGTAGCACCATCCTCTCGTCTCTCATTCATAGGCACAGGATTACGAAAAGGTTTTCCGTCCCATATAAGTGCTCTTCTCGAGAGAACTTCTCAGATCAACGCCATTCGGTCCGGACCACGGTCAAGCTGTTTTCTGGGAACGGCTTTCGCAATTTGTTCCTCAATTATGCATTCCCATACACAGACACATCGCATCACAATTCCAACGTGAATCTGAATCTGCATATGCAGTGCGTTTCATGACTATAAGGGAGATGCTCCAAAAGAGAATGCAGGAGAATAGTACAAGATCCACATGCATATCGTGTGCATGATTTTGCATGGATTGTTGGATTGGAATTATGTGAGTATGATAGATATATGATTCTAGCACACTTTTTTGTCTTCAATTTAACTTTacttcaaattcaaattcaaaaagCCTGTCCAGCATTGGTTTAATGTTTTTCCATATCATCTTGAATGGATATTGTCTTCTTTTACAAAAACTGTTGGTTTATTGAGTCTAAGAAATGTATTTTACGTCAGTAGCGACTTTTAGTAGCGTGACATCCCATATAATTCAAACAACTACTTTCATAGTCgttgcgtggtattttttgCGATCAAGGCCATGTGCAGtctgtaaatttcttccgTTAAGTGATTCGTCTCTTTTCCAGGAAGGCACCGATTGGAATACTGATAAGATATACCAAAAATATCAATCGATACAGTGCAGTAGAACATTTGAATTATGTTGGTTTTGGAGGCCGATAAGGTGTTGTTGATGGTAGGTGTTGCTACGATTTGAGGCCTGGACATGCGTCAATTGGCTGTCAAGCTTGCAGGTTCGAAACGCACTGTAAACATACAGGGTCCAACATATGGATGGATGTTTATGCGATCCCCATCTCCCTGGCAGTCTCCCTGGCAATCTCCCTGGTTTATCTGTGTCATATGCTCAT contains:
- the LOC108152084 gene encoding AF4/FMR2 family member 4 isoform X2, whose product is MSATLFDMAAQPEEQQQQLQQQQQQSLLSTLEEQQLVAGLACLELSEGITATSNCDGSDSGLDVASSCCLSRVTLQRGLSSTSGGYTSSNGLEDIYDSCELKVVTSGIVDLAPSETGSEKESPPRRTSTTSAVKKKVAMFEPEQNAENATPKAQPLEQLRGRVANLKRAVSLPRNCAAPPSPATPAAGSREKARLSSSSFRVPTTPTATPTSTSASTRLARPQKPDTLPSALNRAQSVQRLAQVQRTPSLSRARTPGTPSDDGRWPANRGAGGARRGMSVTPEVSVSRMRGSPAPGGTLPRRRKQQSVEDLTGGRLSRSNSISRAAAAAVDARMTSSVMVVPTSRRSLAPATAKVNSLRRPLQTVQGRTKIYHETAVQTALTSEDLEQVLGGGLLQTRALDAVEQRDQSSQAEPDQRDFELEQLRQEVRQLSGKLQREREEKLAMQQELHLNTERVMGMLELARVVSASAGTPTSEDSNDGGGHDSLLMLESQIQMSGHELFERQQEIGQLRAMCRTLQLEMRRSLATQQLLLQEKAAIELESSELQDFLQHEKAAQCDALRELEGEHQAARAQLAHREEEAKVLRDECRHLVRLNEQRRQENRLLQTKYAALETKSRELIHQQNASVAGASTALSGLHSRLDGLVEQLVYSYSISEQDLEDIRFQAESEQVHNGVRPNGLDLQLCPATAGEAMHTLVLASDGSLSPQRNQSFIAAVIGAIRQATTHSGKRLSLRQAGKRNGGAGSGAGGGGGGGGGGGGGSTQNGSGTATATTGHEQPGEDSDSTEMLDSETEPCLLMMDNVLEDVVHPDSHSHNMVSSCTGMISQIELPTEMISHQNGGDDSLQQLSQAITNRQQMELHMHKISALPMNPRDQCNTEELSCHDSLAELPSLMEYSTAQAVVDQVIEVDTLVTKLLKVLRLVQLDNDNCIQQLIVDKNKLQQHKEDMLEKLKDLEDVNLKLQDELMDATQELMIKGSDLSGAKAEMQRHRNEIDSQIKLKSALFRLK
- the LOC108152084 gene encoding uncharacterized protein LOC108152084 isoform X1, translated to MSATLFDMAAQPEEQQQQLQQQQQQSLLSTLEEQQLVAGLACLELSEGITATSNCDGSDSGLDVASSCCLSRVTLQRGLSSTSGGYTSSNGLEDIYDSCELKVVTSGIVDLAPSETGSEKESPPRRTSTTSAVKKKVAMFEPEQNAENATPKAQPLEQLRGRVANLKRAVSLPRNCAAPPSPATPAAGSREKARLSSSSFRVPTTPTATPTSTSASTRLARPQKPDTLPSALNRAQSVQRLAQVQRTPSLSRARTPGTPSDDGRWPANRGAGGARRGMSVTPEVSVSRMRGSPAPGGTLPRRRKQQSVEDLTGGRLSRSNSISRAAAAAVDARMTSSVMVVPTSRRSLAPATAKVNSLRRPLQTVQGRTKIYHETAVQTALTSEDLEQVLGGGLLQTRALDAVEQRDQSSQAEPDQRDFELEQLRQEVRQLSGKLQREREEKLAMQQELHLNTERVMGMLELARVVSASAGTPTSEDSNDGGGHDSLLMLESQIQMSGHELFERQQEIGQLRAMCRTLQLEMRRSLATQQLLLQEKAAIELESSELQDFLQHEKAAQCDALRELEGEHQAARAQLAHREEEAKVLRDECRHLVRLNEQRRQENRLLQTKYAALETKSRELIHQQNASVAGASTALSGLHSRLDGLVEQLVYSYSISEQDLEDIRFQAESEQVHNGVRPNGLDLQLCPATAGEAMHTLVLASDGSLSPQRNQSFIAAVIGAIRQATTHSGKRLSLRQAGKRNGGAGSGAGGGGGGGGGGGGGSTQNGSGTATATTGHEQPGEDSDSTEMLDSETEPCLLMMDNVLEDVVHPDSHSHNMVSSCTGMISQIELPTEMISHQNGGDDSLQQLSQAITNRQQMELHMHKISALPMNPRDQCNTEELSCHDSLAELPSLMEYSTAQAVVDQVIEVDTLVTKLLKVLRLVQLDNDNCIQQLIVDKNKLQQHKEDMLEKLKDLEDVNLKLQDELMDATQELMIKGSDLSGAKAEMQRHRNEIDRLNEDICTLSTLCSSYKKLSPTTEFPPMRLLSPPSQDTEQGDVAGILNLLRMWQAGGQLQDPRLSGYLQTLCGSQVPSLPQDNNNVERLRIYANQLEHVSRVLGDGLPLELHTPLQQLRQDMETVRLNANWTQLLDLNEPDHNANGDVNLASSSQLP